In one window of Leguminivora glycinivorella isolate SPB_JAAS2020 chromosome 10, LegGlyc_1.1, whole genome shotgun sequence DNA:
- the LOC125230347 gene encoding lutropin-choriogonadotropic hormone receptor isoform X1, whose protein sequence is MCAVWRLQMFAVLFLVLLSRRALGELVTVEMYKPNITSLTARAIHAAGYHLHTVGHLTIRDAPMLEHIKVEDLTKMPNLKSLYITQAPKLQRVAPLPALPELLTFMITTSGLVEVPNLSHVHENRVNTSAAYLQTIDLEGNHIKRIPAHALRVRAAQVSLNYNLIEEVPAHAFKFAEISKLSFRGNMNLKRLDENAFAGNLVLRQLDLSNTAITSLPIKGLEKLEILKIERTPALKYIPSIYDLQSLKQAHLTHHFHCCAFAFPERHDPARHALYELYMKQLKEKCAQNAKTASAERRQRSLEPIRKVDTQRLVAKIQGSSEEDESTATTSEDYSPNTFDFDYSGDVSAEYGDEMFHEAVNTTGAEMLECGNFSAKLRVVNCTPLPDALNPCEDVMGWTWLRASVWFVVAAAVVGNLAVLVVLLANRSELTVPRFLMCHLAFSDLCTGIYLFMLAVVDLQSYGEFFNYAYDWQYGVGCKIAGFLSVFSGQLSVFTLTIVTLERWFAITFAIYLERRISLRTAAKIMIGGWLFSFHMAGLPLAGVSDYSSTSICLPVKSSSTTDAVYQGSLFLFNAVAWVIIVVCYVGIYRSLGGGGEKYGGRGAAAAAERRIANKMALLVGTDLLCWAPVAFFGVTALAGAPLVDVSHGKVLLVFFYPLNACANPFLYAILTKQYRRDLINLIARSGRCNWLVERYKLAATPPATAHTQPSAPAPLIPLVQYERSTSQISKENGELL, encoded by the exons GCCGGCGGGCGCTTGGCGAGCTGGTGACGGTGGAGATGTACAAGCCAAACATCACGTCACTCACAGCACGAGCCATCCACGCTGCCGGCTATCACTTACATACTGTCGGACATCT GACCATAAGAGATGCGCCGATGCTCGAGCATATCAAAGTTGAAGATCTGACTAAGATGCCTAATCTCAAATCTTT GTACATAACGCAAGCGCCGAAATTGCAGCGAGTGGCTCCTCTACCTGCCTTGCCGGAACTACTCACATT CATGATCACAACGTCGGGGCTGGTGGAGGTGCCAAACCTGAGTCACGTACACGAGAACAGAGTGAACACCTCCGCGGCGTATCTTCAAACCAT AGACCTAGAAGGCAACCACATAAAGCGGATCCCGGCGCATGCGCTGCGCGTGCGCGCGGCTCAAGT GTCACTGAACTACAACCTGATTGAGGAGGTGCCGGCGCACGCCTTCAAGTTCGCGGAGATTTCCAAGCT GAGTTTCAGGGGCAACATGAATCTGAAACGTTTGGATGAAAACGCCTTTGCCGGCAACTTAGTGCTCCGACAGTT AGATTTAAGCAACACCGCAATTACCTCGTTACCTATAAAAGGATTAGAGAAGCTAGAAATACTTAAGATAGAGCGCACCCCCGCGCTCAAGTACATCCCATCGATATACGACTTACAG AGCCTGAAGCAGGCGCATCTGACCCATCACTTCCATTGCTGCGCCTTCGCCTTCCCGGAGCGTCATGACCCAGCACGACATGCACTCTACGAGCTCTACATGAAACAACTGAAAGAG AAATGTGCTCAAAACGCGAAGACTGCATCTGCAGAGAGAAGACAAAGATCCCTGGAGCCTATCAGAAAAGTCGACACTCAACGATTAGTAGCGAAAATTCAAGG GAGTTCAGAAGAAGACGAGTCAACAGCGACCACAAGTGAAGACTACTCGCCAAACACCTTCGACTTCGACTACAGTGGGGACGTGAGCGCCGAGTACGGAGATGAGATGTTTCACGAGGCCGTCAACACTACCGGCGCTGAGATGCTGGAGTGCGGCAACTTTAGCGCTAA GTTGCGCGTCGTGAACTGCACGCCGCTCCCCGACGCGCTCAACCCGTGCGAGGACGTGATGGGCTGGACGTGGCTGCGCGCCAGCGTCTGGTTCGTGGTGGCCGCCGCCGTCGTCGGCAACCTCGCCGTGCTCGTCGTGCTCCTCGCCAACCGCTCCGAGCTCACCGTGCCGCGCTTCCTCATGTGCCATCTCGCCTTCTCCGACCTCTGCACTGGCATCTATCTCTTCATGCTAGCCGTAGTCGACCTGCAGTCTTACGGAGAATTCTTCAACTACGCTTACGACTGGCAGTATGGCGTCGGATGCAAAATCGCTGGATTCCTATCCGTATTCTCTGGACAACTATCTGTTTTTACTCTTACTATAGTGACTTTGGAACGCTGGTTCGCGATCACCTTTGCGATATATCTGGAGAGGAGAATCTCTTTACGAACGGCAGCTAAAATCATGATCGGTGGCTGGCTGTTTTCTTTTCACATGGCCGGTTTGCCTTTGGCTGGTGTGTCAGATTACTCTTCAACTTCTATTTGCTTGCCGGTGAAAAGTTCATCGACCACAGACGCGGTGTATCAAGGATCGTTGTTCCTTTTCAATGCCGTAGCGTGGGTGATAATAGTGGTGTGCTACGTGGGGATATACAGATCGCTCGGAGGCGGTGGAGAGAAGTATGGAGGTAGAGGGGCAGCAGCGGCTGCTGAACGAAGAATAGCTAATAAGATGGCATTACTAGTCGGTACGGATTTGCTCTGCTGGGCGCCGGTCGCGTTTTTCGGAGTGACAGCGCTCGCGGGGGCTCCTCTAGTCGACGTGAGCCACGGGAAAGTGCtgctagtatttttttatcctCTAAACGCGTGCGCTAACCCGTTCCTGTACGCAATACTCACAAAGCAGTACCGTAGGGACTTGATAAATCTGATCGCGCGCAGCGGGCGCTGTAATTGGCTGGTGGAGCGGTACAAGCTGGCGGCCACGCCCCCCGCCACCGCGCACACGCAGCCGTCGGCGCCGGCGCCGCTCATCCCGCTAGTGCAGTACGAGAGGAGCACGTCGCAAATCAGTAAAGAAAATGGGGAATTGCTTTAA
- the LOC125230347 gene encoding lutropin-choriogonadotropic hormone receptor isoform X2, with amino-acid sequence MITTSGLVEVPNLSHVHENRVNTSAAYLQTIDLEGNHIKRIPAHALRVRAAQVSLNYNLIEEVPAHAFKFAEISKLSFRGNMNLKRLDENAFAGNLVLRQLDLSNTAITSLPIKGLEKLEILKIERTPALKYIPSIYDLQSLKQAHLTHHFHCCAFAFPERHDPARHALYELYMKQLKEKCAQNAKTASAERRQRSLEPIRKVDTQRLVAKIQGSSEEDESTATTSEDYSPNTFDFDYSGDVSAEYGDEMFHEAVNTTGAEMLECGNFSAKLRVVNCTPLPDALNPCEDVMGWTWLRASVWFVVAAAVVGNLAVLVVLLANRSELTVPRFLMCHLAFSDLCTGIYLFMLAVVDLQSYGEFFNYAYDWQYGVGCKIAGFLSVFSGQLSVFTLTIVTLERWFAITFAIYLERRISLRTAAKIMIGGWLFSFHMAGLPLAGVSDYSSTSICLPVKSSSTTDAVYQGSLFLFNAVAWVIIVVCYVGIYRSLGGGGEKYGGRGAAAAAERRIANKMALLVGTDLLCWAPVAFFGVTALAGAPLVDVSHGKVLLVFFYPLNACANPFLYAILTKQYRRDLINLIARSGRCNWLVERYKLAATPPATAHTQPSAPAPLIPLVQYERSTSQISKENGELL; translated from the exons ATGATCACAACGTCGGGGCTGGTGGAGGTGCCAAACCTGAGTCACGTACACGAGAACAGAGTGAACACCTCCGCGGCGTATCTTCAAACCAT AGACCTAGAAGGCAACCACATAAAGCGGATCCCGGCGCATGCGCTGCGCGTGCGCGCGGCTCAAGT GTCACTGAACTACAACCTGATTGAGGAGGTGCCGGCGCACGCCTTCAAGTTCGCGGAGATTTCCAAGCT GAGTTTCAGGGGCAACATGAATCTGAAACGTTTGGATGAAAACGCCTTTGCCGGCAACTTAGTGCTCCGACAGTT AGATTTAAGCAACACCGCAATTACCTCGTTACCTATAAAAGGATTAGAGAAGCTAGAAATACTTAAGATAGAGCGCACCCCCGCGCTCAAGTACATCCCATCGATATACGACTTACAG AGCCTGAAGCAGGCGCATCTGACCCATCACTTCCATTGCTGCGCCTTCGCCTTCCCGGAGCGTCATGACCCAGCACGACATGCACTCTACGAGCTCTACATGAAACAACTGAAAGAG AAATGTGCTCAAAACGCGAAGACTGCATCTGCAGAGAGAAGACAAAGATCCCTGGAGCCTATCAGAAAAGTCGACACTCAACGATTAGTAGCGAAAATTCAAGG GAGTTCAGAAGAAGACGAGTCAACAGCGACCACAAGTGAAGACTACTCGCCAAACACCTTCGACTTCGACTACAGTGGGGACGTGAGCGCCGAGTACGGAGATGAGATGTTTCACGAGGCCGTCAACACTACCGGCGCTGAGATGCTGGAGTGCGGCAACTTTAGCGCTAA GTTGCGCGTCGTGAACTGCACGCCGCTCCCCGACGCGCTCAACCCGTGCGAGGACGTGATGGGCTGGACGTGGCTGCGCGCCAGCGTCTGGTTCGTGGTGGCCGCCGCCGTCGTCGGCAACCTCGCCGTGCTCGTCGTGCTCCTCGCCAACCGCTCCGAGCTCACCGTGCCGCGCTTCCTCATGTGCCATCTCGCCTTCTCCGACCTCTGCACTGGCATCTATCTCTTCATGCTAGCCGTAGTCGACCTGCAGTCTTACGGAGAATTCTTCAACTACGCTTACGACTGGCAGTATGGCGTCGGATGCAAAATCGCTGGATTCCTATCCGTATTCTCTGGACAACTATCTGTTTTTACTCTTACTATAGTGACTTTGGAACGCTGGTTCGCGATCACCTTTGCGATATATCTGGAGAGGAGAATCTCTTTACGAACGGCAGCTAAAATCATGATCGGTGGCTGGCTGTTTTCTTTTCACATGGCCGGTTTGCCTTTGGCTGGTGTGTCAGATTACTCTTCAACTTCTATTTGCTTGCCGGTGAAAAGTTCATCGACCACAGACGCGGTGTATCAAGGATCGTTGTTCCTTTTCAATGCCGTAGCGTGGGTGATAATAGTGGTGTGCTACGTGGGGATATACAGATCGCTCGGAGGCGGTGGAGAGAAGTATGGAGGTAGAGGGGCAGCAGCGGCTGCTGAACGAAGAATAGCTAATAAGATGGCATTACTAGTCGGTACGGATTTGCTCTGCTGGGCGCCGGTCGCGTTTTTCGGAGTGACAGCGCTCGCGGGGGCTCCTCTAGTCGACGTGAGCCACGGGAAAGTGCtgctagtatttttttatcctCTAAACGCGTGCGCTAACCCGTTCCTGTACGCAATACTCACAAAGCAGTACCGTAGGGACTTGATAAATCTGATCGCGCGCAGCGGGCGCTGTAATTGGCTGGTGGAGCGGTACAAGCTGGCGGCCACGCCCCCCGCCACCGCGCACACGCAGCCGTCGGCGCCGGCGCCGCTCATCCCGCTAGTGCAGTACGAGAGGAGCACGTCGCAAATCAGTAAAGAAAATGGGGAATTGCTTTAA
- the LOC125230504 gene encoding AN1-type zinc finger protein 1-like encodes MEFPTLGEHCMYENCNQIDFLPLQCKCGKVFCREHFTEHSLSGECELAPEPKEIKLKSDDQIFRCSSKGCRKGSLHEILCPKCQKHFCIEHRFHPSCPEIDDETMAAKIEQLEAPRRQFQEANKHLQEKITENIRKALQSTAKVKTASKIHLMRIKQKAKGPKSIPASDRVYFAIGKPKNMEAKSIKVIEDVDKLVVLESVTLDPDLKDSVPVFISSKWSLGRAIDSICDTCDIKNENNKMSEVKLRVFRQLDGYCISPQKMDVEIGELMNQEVLLEGDKLVVEYIDSKVLSGISENAQIFLS; translated from the exons ATGGAGTTCCCCACATTAGGCGAACATTGCATGTACGAAAATTGCAATCAAATTGATTTTCTGCCATTACAATGTAAATGTGGGAAGGTTTTTTGTCGTGAACATTTTACTGAGCACAGTTTATCTGGAGAATGCGAGTTAGCGCCGGAACCGAAGGAGATCAAGCTGAAGAGCGATGATCAGATATTCCGTTGCTCATCCAAGGGCTGCCGGAAAGGCAGCTTGCACGAAATACTGTGTCCAAAATGCCAAAAACACTTCTGTATTGAACACCGATTTCACCC GTCATGCCCAGAGATTGATGACGAAACGATGGCAGCCAAAATAGAGCAGCTGGAAGCCCCAAGACGACAGTTCCAAGAGGCCAATAAGCATTTACAAGAGAAG ATAACAGAAAACATAAGAAAAGCACTTCAATCTACAGCAAAAGTTAAAACAGCCTCAAAAATCCATCTCATGAgaataaaacaaaaagcaaaaggtCCTAAATCCATCCCTGCTTCTGACCGAGTCTACTTTGCTATCGGAAAACCAAAAAACATGGAAGCCAAGTCTATCAAAGTTATTGAAGATGTAGATAAATTAGTGGTCTTAGAGTCTGTGACCTTAGATCCTGATTTAAAGGATTCTGTACCAGTGTTTATAAGTTCAAAATGGAGTTTAGGCAGAGCAATAGACAGTATTTGTGACACTTGTGATATTAAGAATGAAAACAATAAGATGAGTGAAGTGAAACTCAGGGTATTCCGACAGTTGGATGGGTACTGCATCAGTCCGCAGAAGATGGATGTGGAGATCGGGGAGCTGATGAACCAGGAGGTGCTGCTAGAAGGTGACAAGTTAGTCGTAGAGTACATTGATAGTAAAGTGTTGAGTGGTATTTCGGAAAATGCTCAGATTTTCTTAAGTTGA